In the genome of Fulvivirga maritima, one region contains:
- a CDS encoding polysaccharide deacetylase family protein, whose translation MSFQSVYLTIDDSPSKDFKNKVQFLMKNKIPALFFCIGQQIPGASEELKYAIEHGYHIGNHSYSHKHFSSLSLKACLEDINKADKLIADLYQSCGIKSYPKVFRFPFGDKGDYKFGFNLYPFDQIYEIKLGRKKRLAYKMLKPLAFYSHKKEKGMVRANKVQEHLKSLGYTPPSINIDHPFYEKFKRDRDWMWTLDLEDYKLMNNEDLNNALQNTYALLETKRPNAGYTPSFKEKETSNLSSNILLTHDYENNGELFYHTIEYMLQSGYIFKKPLKK comes from the coding sequence ATGAGCTTCCAATCTGTATATTTAACTATTGATGATAGCCCTTCCAAAGATTTTAAGAACAAGGTTCAATTTCTGATGAAGAATAAAATTCCTGCCTTATTTTTCTGTATTGGGCAGCAAATACCTGGAGCTTCCGAAGAACTTAAGTATGCCATAGAACACGGATATCACATTGGCAACCATTCATACAGTCACAAGCATTTCTCTTCCTTATCTCTCAAAGCCTGTTTAGAAGACATTAACAAGGCTGATAAACTTATTGCAGATCTGTATCAAAGCTGCGGCATTAAAAGCTATCCTAAAGTATTCCGATTTCCTTTTGGTGACAAAGGGGATTATAAGTTTGGATTTAACCTCTACCCTTTTGATCAGATATACGAAATTAAATTAGGAAGAAAGAAGCGCTTAGCCTACAAAATGCTCAAGCCACTCGCCTTCTATAGCCATAAAAAAGAAAAAGGAATGGTTCGAGCCAATAAGGTACAAGAACACCTAAAAAGCTTAGGGTATACTCCACCTTCAATTAATATAGATCATCCATTTTATGAAAAATTTAAAAGAGACCGAGACTGGATGTGGACCCTTGACCTGGAGGATTATAAACTCATGAATAATGAAGACCTGAATAACGCCTTACAAAACACCTATGCTCTGTTAGAAACTAAAAGACCAAATGCCGGATATACTCCGTCGTTTAAAGAAAAAGAAACATCTAACCTCTCCAGCAACATATTATTAACTCATGACTATGAAAACAATGGAGAACTATTCTACCATACCATAGAATATATGCTCCAATCAGGATATATCTTTAAAAAGCCGCTTAAGAAATAG
- a CDS encoding ROK family protein, with translation MSNKTLVGVDIGGTSINIGLVEAGQLIKKLKVATPAQEAKEVVIKALLDGIENIKAGHEVQGIGIGVPGLLDAKQGIIYDLVNIPSWDEVHLAKEVSEHFGIEVFLANDANCFVVGEKIYGKGNKYNSIAGVTLGTGLGMGFVFNEQLHSGIMSAAGEVGAIPYMLHNYEHYCSGKFFTREFGLDGNVVFQKALDGHAVSKGIFKQFGLHLGHLFKYLLHIVAPEAIFIGGSIKDAYPFFSDAMWEVLHTFPYKRVVDNLIVEKSEMNDVAIMGAAAVCAMNLKLKEKSDVPGIVL, from the coding sequence ATGTCAAATAAGACACTTGTTGGAGTTGATATAGGGGGGACTAGCATCAATATTGGTTTGGTAGAAGCCGGACAATTAATTAAAAAATTAAAGGTTGCCACACCAGCACAAGAAGCTAAGGAAGTGGTGATTAAGGCTCTGCTCGATGGTATTGAGAACATAAAAGCCGGACATGAGGTGCAAGGGATAGGAATAGGAGTTCCGGGCTTATTAGACGCTAAACAGGGCATAATATATGATTTAGTAAATATTCCTTCTTGGGATGAAGTGCACCTGGCTAAGGAAGTGAGTGAGCACTTTGGCATAGAGGTATTTCTGGCTAATGATGCTAATTGCTTTGTGGTAGGTGAGAAGATTTATGGCAAAGGCAATAAATATAATAGTATAGCAGGAGTAACATTAGGAACAGGCCTGGGTATGGGTTTTGTATTTAATGAACAACTGCATAGCGGCATCATGTCAGCGGCGGGTGAAGTAGGAGCAATTCCTTATATGCTGCATAACTATGAGCACTACTGTAGTGGCAAGTTCTTCACAAGAGAATTTGGTCTTGATGGAAATGTGGTGTTTCAAAAAGCTTTAGATGGACATGCCGTTTCTAAGGGTATTTTTAAGCAATTTGGACTACATCTGGGGCATTTATTTAAGTATTTACTCCATATAGTAGCACCAGAGGCTATCTTCATAGGAGGCTCTATTAAAGATGCCTATCCGTTTTTCTCTGATGCCATGTGGGAGGTACTTCATACTTTCCCATACAAGAGGGTGGTGGATAATCTGATAGTAGAAAAATCTGAAATGAACGATGTCGCCATTATGGGAGCAGCAGCCGTTTGTGCAATGAACCTGAAACTGAAAGAGAAATCTGATGTCCCTGGTATAGTGCTTTAA